The Panicum hallii strain FIL2 chromosome 9, PHallii_v3.1, whole genome shotgun sequence genome has a window encoding:
- the LOC112873475 gene encoding thioredoxin-like protein AAED1, chloroplastic has protein sequence MAAPVSASLAPRVSLPPRVRPAAAASSRGLDLVSLSGRRHRHLRLRRSPSPAGIAAASSPSVPSPSGVGDALGGVEIYSAATGEPVLFRDLWDQNEGMTVVALLRHFGCPCCWELAAVLRDTKERFDSAGVKLIAVGVGTPAKARILAERLPFPLEYLYADPERKAYDLLGLYFGIGRTFFNPASVKVFSRFDSLKEAVKNYTIEATPDDREGVLQQGGMFVFKGKELLYARKDEGTGDHAPLDDVLNICCKVPVA, from the exons ATGGCCGCGCCCGTGTCCGCCTCGCTAGCGCCGCGCGTCTCCCTGCCGCCTCGCGttcgccccgccgccgccgcctcttcccGCGGCCTGGACCTCGTCTCCCTCTctggccgccgccaccgccacctccgtcTCCGCCGCTCCCCGTCGCCCGCGGGGATTGCCGCCGCGAGCTCCCCGTCCGTGCCTTCCCCATCGGGCGTCGGCGACGCACTCGGTGGCGTCGAAATCTACTCCGCGGCCACCGGCGAGCCCGTCCTGTTCAGGGACCTGTGGGATCAGAACGAG GGAATGACTGTTGTTGCGCTGCTAAGGCATTTTGGGTGCCCTTGCTG CTGGGAGTTGGCCGCTGTTTTGAGGGACACAAAGGAGAGATTTGATTCAGCTGGAGTAAAACTGATTGCTGTTGGTGTTGGCACTCCAGCTAAAGCCCGTATTCTTGCCGAGCGC TTGCCCTTTCCGTTGGAATACCTCTATGCAGATCCGGAACGGAAG GCGTATGATCTGTTGGGCCTATATTTTGGTATTGGCCGCACATTCTTCAACCCAGCCAGT GTGAAAGTGTTTTCACGGTTTGACTCCCTTAAGGAGGCGGTGAAGAACTATACAATCGAAGCCACCCCAGATGATAGGGAAGGTGTCCTACAACAG GGGGGAATGTTTGTGTTCAAAGGTAAAGAACTGTTATATGCAAGGAAAGATGAGGGCACAGGTGATCATGCACCtttggatgatgtgctcaacATTTGCTGCAAAGTTCCAGTAGCCTGA
- the LOC112875475 gene encoding prostamide/prostaglandin F synthase-like translates to MATAISLPGAPLAAPRARYSGRLVRASLPRGGARVGRRSLSVSAAAEDSSGLAPIAGAPAWDALGGVSVLAAGTGDAVPLTDLWDPTEGVAVVALLRHFGCFCCWELASVLKDSMARFDSARAKLIAIGVGTPDKARILADRLPFPVDSLYADPERKAYNVLGLYHGLGRTLFSPSSAKIYSRLDHIKKATKNYTLEGTPNDLTGVLQQGGMFVFRGKELLYSWKDEGTGDHAPLDDVLSACRDVPVA, encoded by the exons ATGGCGACGGCCATCTCGCTCCCAGGCGCGCCGCTGGCCGCTCCCCGCGCGCGCTACTCCGGCCGGCTCGTCCGAGCCTCTCTCCCGCGCGGTGGGGCGCGCGTCGGCCGTCGCTCCCTGAGCGTCTCGGCTGCGGCGGAGGACTCCTCCGGTTTGGCTCCCATCGCCGGCGCGCCCGCGTGGGATGCCCTCGGCGGCGTCTCCGTCCTCGCCGCGGGCACCGGCGACGCCGTCCCGCTGACGGACCTGTGGGACCCCACCGAG GGGGTGGCCGTGGTGGCGCTGCTGAGGCATTTCGGGTGCTTCTGCTG CTGGGAGCTGGCCTCTGTTCTGAAGGACTCCATGGCGAGGTTCGACTCGGCCAGGGCTAAGCTGATCGCCATCGGCGTCGGCACTCCCGATAAAGCTCGCATCCTCGCAGACCGG CTGCCGTTCCCTGTTGATTCCTTGTACGCGGACCCCGAGCGCAAG GCGTACAACGTGCTGGGACTGTACCATGGTTTGGGTCGGACGCTCTTCAGTCCATCTAGT GCAAAAATATACTCGAGGCTCGACCACATCAAGAAGGCGACGAAGAACTACACGCTGGAAGGCACCCCAAACGACCTGACCGGTGTCCTGCAGCAG GGTGGAATGTTCGTGTTCAGAGGAAAGGAGCTGCTGTACTCATGGAAAGACGAAGGCACAGGCGACCATGCTCCTCTGGACGATGTGCTCAGCGCCTGCCGCGATGTTCCAGTCGCTTGA
- the LOC112875052 gene encoding uncharacterized protein LOC112875052, with product MLLVSQAANGSLSARRLPTKPPGPATPNPYPLFANPRLPRRRLALSGAGADQAPRRAPPAPAAAGEGPSGSSAATEDPVLVRVADDGVPLEGVIQIEKPGDAGAESKLVSYAKLGLLAGGDVLCLLLFSAIGRFSHGLPVLDAETFKTADPFIAGWLLSAYLLGGFGDDAKGRNGAGSAVITAAKSWAVGIPLGLAIRAVTSGHIPPTPFILVTMGSTGVLLTAWRALVSQILSVGQQQQDDDYRRGSPFELFELLTSLVRRW from the exons ATGCTGCTCGTGAGCCAGGCCGCCAACGGCTCCCTCTCGGCGCGGCGGCTGCCGACCAAGCCGCCGGGCCCAGCCACGCCCAACCCCTACCCGCTCTTCGCCAAcccccgcctcccgcgccgccgcctcgcgctctccggcgccggcgccgaccaagcgccccgccgcgccccgccggccccggccgccgcgggCGAGGGCCCCTCcggctcctccgccgccaccgagGACCCCGTCCTCGTCCGCGTCGCCGACGACGGCGTGCCCCTCGAGGGCGTCATCCAGATAGAGAAGCCCGGCGACGCCGGCGCCGAGTCCAAGCTTGTCTCCTACGC GAAGTTGGGGCTCCTTGCCGGCGGGGACGTGCTCTGCCTGCTGCTGTTCTCCGCGATAGGGAGGTTCAGCCACGGGCTGCCCGTGCTCGACGCGGAGACGTTCAAGACGGCCGACCCCTTCATTGCTG GGTGGCTGCTAAGCGCCTACCTCCTTGGTGGATTTGGCGATGATGCGAAAGGGCGCAATGGCGCGGGGAGTGCTGTTATCACCGCGGCTAAATCATGGGCTGTTGGGATACCG TTGGGACTTGCCATCCGAGCAGTGACATCTGGTCATATTCCACCAACTCCTTTTATCTTGGTAACGATGGGAAGTACAGGGGTCTTGTTAACAGCTTGGCGTGCCCTGGTTTCTCAAATCCTTTCTGTTGGACAACAGCAGCAGGATGATGACTACAGGCGTGGAAGTCCTTTTGAGCTTTTTGAG TTACTGACTTCATTGGTGCGGAGGTGGTGA
- the LOC112875050 gene encoding probable zinc metalloprotease EGY3, chloroplastic isoform X1 translates to MASASLASSLLCSSSGSTSRSAAVPRVIRIPLFSKNQYRPPLRPLRSRSVVRRSLQQEQEERTDPVSSVAVASGEQQEEEATTASHHVGGENGAKTSGHAGGAEGGHGEGDGEAKRSTDEQQEVDWKSDEEFKKFMGNPSIEAAIKLEKKRADRKLRELDREPDANPVASLLRGLAKDQLAREKQRLELAEQTFKALDLNKLKSCFGYDTFFAVDVRRFGDGGIFIGNLRRPVEEVRPKLEKKIAEAAGTEVTLWFMEEKADDVTKQVCMVQPKAEIDLQLEVTRLSTTWGYLSAVALAVTTFGTIALMSGFFLKPGATFDDYVSDVLPLFGGFLTILGVSEVATRLTAARYGVKLSPSFLVPSNWTGCLGVMNNYESLLPNKKALFDIPVARTASAYVTSIVLAVSAFIADGSFNGGENALFVRPEFFYNNPLLSFVQVVIGPYADELGNVLPNAVEGVGVPVDPLAFAGLLGIVVTSLNLLPVGRLEGGRVAQALFGRGTAALLSFGTSVLLGAGAISGSVLCLAWGLFATFVRGGEEIPAQDEITPLGNDRLAWGFVLAVACLLTLFPNGGGTYSTSFLGDPFFRGGI, encoded by the exons ATGGCGTCTGCTTCTCTCGCGTCTTCCCTCTTGTGCAGCAGCAGCGGTTCTACCAGTAGAAGCGCAGCCGTGCCGAGGGTGATCCGGATCCCTCTCTTCTCCAAGAACCAGTACAGGCCGCCCCTCCGACCTCTCAGGAGTAGATCAGTAGTTAGGCGATCGTTgcagcaggagcaggaggagaggACGGACCCGGTCTCCTCCGTTGCCGTAGCCTCCGgcgagcagcaggaggaggaggcgacgaCGGCGTCGCATCATGTCGGAGGGGAGAACGGCGCGAAGACCTCCGGTCATGCTGGAGGAGCAGAGGGAGGCCACGGAGAAGGCGATGGCGAGGCGAAGAGGAGCACGGAtgagcagcaggaggtggactgGAAGTCGGAcgaggagttcaagaagttcATGGGCAACCCCTCCATCGAGGCTGCCATCAAGCTGGAGAAGAAGCGCGCCGACCGGAAGCTCCGCGAGCTGGACCGCGAGCCCGACGCCAACCCCGTCGCCAGCCTGCTCCGGGGCCTGGCCAAGGACCAGCTGGCGCGGGAGAAGCAGAGGCTAGAGCTGGCGGAGCAGACCTTCAAGGCGCTCGACCTGAACAAG CTCAAGAGCTGTTTCGGGTACGACACGTTCTTCGCGGTGGACGTCCGGCGGTTCGGCGACGGCGGGATCTTCATCGGGAACCTGCGGAGGCCCGTGGAGGAGGTGCGGCCGaagctggagaagaagatcGCCGAGGCCGCAGGGACGGAGGTCACCCTTTGGTTCATGGAGGAGAAGGCCGACGACGTCACCAAGCAGGTCTGCATGGTTCAGCCCAAGGCGGAGATCGATCTCCAGCTCGAGGTCACTAGGCTGAGCACGACGTGGGGCTACCTCAGCGCCGTGGCGCTAGCAGTCACGACCTTCGGGACGATCGCCCTCATGAGCGGCTTCTTCCTCAAGCCCGGCGCGACGTTCGACGACTACGTCTCCGACGTGCTCCCTCTGTTCGGCGGCTTCCTCACTATTCTCGGCGTGTCCGAG GTCGCGACGAGgctgacggcggcgaggtaCGGCGTGAAGCTGAGCCCGTCGTTCCTGGTGCCGTCGAACTGGACGGGTTGCCTCGGCGTGATGAACAACTACGAGTCGCTGCTGCCCAACAAGAAGGCCCTGTTCGACATACCCGTCGCGCGCACGGCCAGCGCGTACGTCACGTCGATCGTGCTGGCCGTCTCGGCGTTCATCGCCGACGGTAGCTTCAACGGCGGCGAGAACGCCCT GTTCGTGCGGCCGGAGTTCTTCTACAACAACCCGCTGCTGTCGTTCGTGCAGGTGGTGATCGGGCCGTACGCCGACGAGCTCGGGAACGTGCTGCCCAACGCGGTGGAGGGCGTGGGCGTGCCCGTGGACCCGCTGGCCTTCGCGGGGCTCCTGGGCATCGTGGTTACGTCGCTGAACCTGCTCCCGGTCGGGCGGCTGGAGGGCGGCCGCGTCGCGCAGGCGCTGTTCgggcgcggcacggcggcgctgcTGTCGTTCGGCACATCGGTGCTCCTGGGCGCGGGCGCCATCAGCGGCAGCGTGCTGTGCCTGGCGTGGGGCCTCTTCGCCACCTTCgtccgcggcggcgaggagatCCCGGCGCAGGACGAGATCACGCCGCTCGGCAACGACCGGCTCGCGTGGGGGTTCGTGCTCGCCGTCGCCTGCCTCCTCACGCTCTTCCCCAACGGCGGCGGCACCTACTCCACCTCCTTCCTCGGGGACCCCTTCTTCAGGGGCGGCATCTAG
- the LOC112875050 gene encoding probable zinc metalloprotease EGY3, chloroplastic isoform X2, with protein sequence MASASLASSLLCSSSGSTSRSAAVPRVIRIPLFSKNQYRPPLRPLRSRSVVRRSLQQEQEERTDPVSSVAVASGEQQEEEATTASHHVGGENGAKTSGHAGGAEGGHGEGDGEAKRSTDEQQEVDWKSDEEFKKFMGNPSIEAAIKLEKKRADRKLRELDREPDANPVASLLRGLAKDQLAREKQRLELAEQTFKALDLNKLKSCFGYDTFFAVDVRRFGDGGIFIGNLRRPVEEVRPKLEKKIAEAAGTEVTLWFMEEKADDVTKQVCMVQPKAEIDLQLEVTRLSTTWGYLSAVALAVTTFGTIALMSGFFLKPGATFDDYVSDVLPLFGGFLTILGVSEVATRLTAARYGVKLSPSFLVPSNWTGCLGVMNNYESLLPNKKALFDIPVSAFIADGSFNGGENALFVRPEFFYNNPLLSFVQVVIGPYADELGNVLPNAVEGVGVPVDPLAFAGLLGIVVTSLNLLPVGRLEGGRVAQALFGRGTAALLSFGTSVLLGAGAISGSVLCLAWGLFATFVRGGEEIPAQDEITPLGNDRLAWGFVLAVACLLTLFPNGGGTYSTSFLGDPFFRGGI encoded by the exons ATGGCGTCTGCTTCTCTCGCGTCTTCCCTCTTGTGCAGCAGCAGCGGTTCTACCAGTAGAAGCGCAGCCGTGCCGAGGGTGATCCGGATCCCTCTCTTCTCCAAGAACCAGTACAGGCCGCCCCTCCGACCTCTCAGGAGTAGATCAGTAGTTAGGCGATCGTTgcagcaggagcaggaggagaggACGGACCCGGTCTCCTCCGTTGCCGTAGCCTCCGgcgagcagcaggaggaggaggcgacgaCGGCGTCGCATCATGTCGGAGGGGAGAACGGCGCGAAGACCTCCGGTCATGCTGGAGGAGCAGAGGGAGGCCACGGAGAAGGCGATGGCGAGGCGAAGAGGAGCACGGAtgagcagcaggaggtggactgGAAGTCGGAcgaggagttcaagaagttcATGGGCAACCCCTCCATCGAGGCTGCCATCAAGCTGGAGAAGAAGCGCGCCGACCGGAAGCTCCGCGAGCTGGACCGCGAGCCCGACGCCAACCCCGTCGCCAGCCTGCTCCGGGGCCTGGCCAAGGACCAGCTGGCGCGGGAGAAGCAGAGGCTAGAGCTGGCGGAGCAGACCTTCAAGGCGCTCGACCTGAACAAG CTCAAGAGCTGTTTCGGGTACGACACGTTCTTCGCGGTGGACGTCCGGCGGTTCGGCGACGGCGGGATCTTCATCGGGAACCTGCGGAGGCCCGTGGAGGAGGTGCGGCCGaagctggagaagaagatcGCCGAGGCCGCAGGGACGGAGGTCACCCTTTGGTTCATGGAGGAGAAGGCCGACGACGTCACCAAGCAGGTCTGCATGGTTCAGCCCAAGGCGGAGATCGATCTCCAGCTCGAGGTCACTAGGCTGAGCACGACGTGGGGCTACCTCAGCGCCGTGGCGCTAGCAGTCACGACCTTCGGGACGATCGCCCTCATGAGCGGCTTCTTCCTCAAGCCCGGCGCGACGTTCGACGACTACGTCTCCGACGTGCTCCCTCTGTTCGGCGGCTTCCTCACTATTCTCGGCGTGTCCGAG GTCGCGACGAGgctgacggcggcgaggtaCGGCGTGAAGCTGAGCCCGTCGTTCCTGGTGCCGTCGAACTGGACGGGTTGCCTCGGCGTGATGAACAACTACGAGTCGCTGCTGCCCAACAAGAAGGCCCTGTTCGACATAC CCGTCTCGGCGTTCATCGCCGACGGTAGCTTCAACGGCGGCGAGAACGCCCT GTTCGTGCGGCCGGAGTTCTTCTACAACAACCCGCTGCTGTCGTTCGTGCAGGTGGTGATCGGGCCGTACGCCGACGAGCTCGGGAACGTGCTGCCCAACGCGGTGGAGGGCGTGGGCGTGCCCGTGGACCCGCTGGCCTTCGCGGGGCTCCTGGGCATCGTGGTTACGTCGCTGAACCTGCTCCCGGTCGGGCGGCTGGAGGGCGGCCGCGTCGCGCAGGCGCTGTTCgggcgcggcacggcggcgctgcTGTCGTTCGGCACATCGGTGCTCCTGGGCGCGGGCGCCATCAGCGGCAGCGTGCTGTGCCTGGCGTGGGGCCTCTTCGCCACCTTCgtccgcggcggcgaggagatCCCGGCGCAGGACGAGATCACGCCGCTCGGCAACGACCGGCTCGCGTGGGGGTTCGTGCTCGCCGTCGCCTGCCTCCTCACGCTCTTCCCCAACGGCGGCGGCACCTACTCCACCTCCTTCCTCGGGGACCCCTTCTTCAGGGGCGGCATCTAG